A single region of the Arthrobacter sp. V1I7 genome encodes:
- a CDS encoding 1,4-dihydroxy-2-naphthoyl-CoA synthase gives MSNEIPAKVSDVFDPTRWRTVSGFDDFQDMTYHRQVERSEDGTVVRDLPTVRVAFNRPEVRNAFRPGTVDELYRAMDHARMTPDVATVLLTGNGPSAKDGGHSFCSGGDQRIRGRDGYRYAEGETPETIDPARAGRLHILEVQRLMRTMPKVVIAVVNGWAAGGGHSLHVVSDLTIASRQHGKFKQTDATVGSFDAGYGSALLARQIGQKAAREIFFLAREYSAEDMVRMGAVNEAVDHSRLEEVALEYAADIARQSPQALRMLKFAFNLADDGLAGQQVFAGEATRLAYMTDEAVEGKEAFLEKRDPDWSQFPYYF, from the coding sequence GTGAGCAACGAAATCCCCGCCAAGGTATCCGACGTCTTTGACCCCACCCGGTGGCGCACCGTGTCCGGTTTCGACGACTTCCAGGACATGACGTACCACCGGCAGGTGGAGCGCTCCGAGGACGGCACCGTGGTCCGGGACCTGCCCACTGTCCGCGTCGCCTTCAACCGGCCCGAGGTCCGGAATGCGTTCCGCCCCGGCACGGTGGATGAGCTGTACCGCGCCATGGACCACGCCCGGATGACCCCCGACGTGGCCACGGTGCTGCTGACCGGCAACGGGCCCTCGGCCAAGGACGGCGGCCACTCGTTCTGCTCCGGCGGGGACCAGCGGATCCGCGGCCGCGACGGGTACCGCTACGCCGAGGGTGAGACCCCGGAGACCATTGATCCGGCGCGTGCCGGCCGGCTGCACATCCTTGAGGTCCAGCGGCTCATGCGCACCATGCCGAAGGTGGTCATCGCCGTCGTAAACGGCTGGGCGGCCGGCGGCGGGCACTCGCTACACGTCGTCTCCGACCTCACCATCGCCTCCCGCCAGCACGGCAAGTTCAAGCAGACGGATGCCACGGTAGGCAGTTTCGACGCCGGCTACGGCTCCGCGCTGCTGGCCCGCCAGATCGGCCAGAAAGCCGCCCGGGAGATCTTCTTCCTGGCCCGCGAGTACTCGGCCGAGGACATGGTCCGGATGGGCGCCGTCAACGAGGCGGTGGACCACTCCCGACTGGAGGAGGTGGCGCTGGAATACGCGGCCGACATCGCACGGCAGTCCCCGCAGGCTCTCCGGATGCTGAAGTTCGCCTTCAACCTCGCCGACGACGGCCTGGCGGGCCAGCAGGTCTTCGCCGGCGAGGCCACCCGGCTGGCCTACATGACGGACGAGGCGGTGGAGGGCAAGGAAGCCTTCCTCGAGAAGCGCGATCCCGACTGGTCCCAGTTCCCGTACTACTTCTAA
- a CDS encoding VOC family protein — MTLNIQIAVDCRNPHELADWWAETLDWAVEPQDEAFIRSMIDQGFATAADTLRHKGKLVWGAGAAIRPPEELDAKPPSRRILFQTVPEEKTIKNRIHWDVNLAGADKDAARAALEVRGARFLWTASQGPHSWHTMADPEGNEFCIS, encoded by the coding sequence ATGACACTCAACATCCAGATCGCCGTCGACTGCAGGAACCCGCATGAGCTTGCCGACTGGTGGGCCGAAACCCTGGACTGGGCCGTGGAGCCGCAGGATGAGGCCTTCATCCGCTCCATGATCGACCAGGGCTTCGCCACGGCGGCGGACACCCTGCGGCACAAGGGCAAACTCGTGTGGGGCGCCGGCGCAGCCATCCGCCCGCCCGAAGAACTCGACGCCAAGCCGCCCAGCCGCCGCATTCTCTTCCAGACCGTCCCGGAAGAAAAAACCATCAAGAACCGGATTCATTGGGACGTGAACCTCGCGGGCGCAGACAAGGACGCCGCGCGCGCCGCGCTTGAAGTGCGCGGCGCCAGGTTCCTCTGGACCGCCAGCCAGGGACCGCACTCGTGGCACACAATGGCGGACCCGGAAGGCAACGAGTTCTGCATCAGCTGA
- a CDS encoding 1,4-dihydroxy-2-naphthoate polyprenyltransferase: MATAAQWIQGARLRTLPAAIAPVLIGTAAAFEMGAFRPLNAVLAALVALLLQIGVNYANDYSDGIRGTDEDRVGPMRLVGSGAAKPEQVKYAAFAAFGLAMLFGLALVVMTQTWWLILVGLGCVLAAWGYTGGRNPYGYLGLGDVFVFVFFGLVATLGTTYTQAGQLSLAAIIGAIGTGLIACALLMANNVRDIPTDRKAGKKTLAVRLGDKHARESYVLMLAVAILLVIVLAPGRPWMLIVLLLIPASLMPSWLMISGRRRKSLIPVLKQTGLINLGYAVLFSLGLVLSRGF, translated from the coding sequence GTGGCCACAGCCGCTCAATGGATCCAAGGCGCCCGTCTGCGCACCCTGCCCGCCGCGATCGCGCCCGTCCTGATCGGCACTGCCGCCGCGTTCGAGATGGGCGCCTTCCGCCCGCTCAACGCCGTGCTGGCCGCGCTCGTGGCCCTGCTGCTCCAGATCGGCGTGAACTACGCCAACGACTACTCGGACGGCATCCGTGGCACCGACGAGGACCGGGTAGGCCCGATGCGGCTGGTCGGCTCCGGCGCGGCCAAGCCCGAACAGGTCAAGTACGCGGCGTTCGCTGCGTTCGGTCTCGCCATGTTGTTCGGTCTCGCGCTGGTGGTCATGACGCAGACCTGGTGGCTGATCCTCGTGGGCCTCGGCTGCGTCCTCGCGGCCTGGGGCTACACGGGCGGCAGGAACCCCTACGGCTACCTCGGCCTGGGCGATGTGTTCGTGTTCGTCTTCTTCGGACTCGTGGCCACGCTCGGCACCACCTACACGCAGGCCGGCCAACTGAGCCTCGCGGCCATCATCGGTGCCATCGGCACGGGCCTGATTGCCTGCGCCCTGCTGATGGCCAACAACGTCCGCGACATCCCCACCGACCGGAAGGCCGGGAAGAAGACCCTGGCGGTGCGGCTCGGGGACAAGCATGCCCGGGAAAGCTACGTGCTGATGCTCGCCGTCGCCATCCTGCTGGTGATTGTGCTGGCGCCGGGACGGCCCTGGATGCTCATTGTGCTGCTGCTGATTCCGGCCAGCCTGATGCCATCCTGGCTGATGATCTCCGGCCGGCGGCGCAAGAGCCTGATCCCGGTGCTCAAGCAGACCGGGCTGATCAACCTCGGCTACGCGGTGCTGTTCTCGCTGGGACTGGTGCTGAGCCGCGGGTTCTGA
- a CDS encoding DUF4229 domain-containing protein produces MAFLKYSLIRLALFVPLFALFVYLQLGWLLAVLCAGMMAFAISYLFFQKQRDAAAATLHRRFSGKAKPLRSAGEAADADAEDRLVDAHPDITVDPDNRPKDS; encoded by the coding sequence GTGGCTTTCCTGAAATACTCCCTGATCCGGCTCGCACTGTTCGTGCCATTGTTCGCGCTGTTCGTTTACCTGCAGTTGGGCTGGCTGCTCGCCGTCCTCTGCGCCGGCATGATGGCGTTCGCCATCAGCTACCTCTTCTTTCAGAAGCAACGCGATGCGGCGGCCGCAACGCTGCATAGGAGGTTCTCGGGCAAGGCCAAGCCGCTGCGTTCCGCCGGTGAAGCCGCCGACGCCGACGCCGAGGACCGCCTCGTCGACGCGCATCCGGACATCACCGTTGACCCGGACAACCGTCCCAAGGATTCCTAG
- a CDS encoding cytochrome c biogenesis CcdA family protein has translation MNSPFAEAILNGSLLLAIPVALLAGFVSFLSPCVLPLVPGYLGYVTGLTGVDLQKQKRGRMLAGIGLFVLGFSVIFVLLGGAFGQLGTLITGSENRWITQVLGILVIIMGVVFMGGFGWFQRDAKIQAKPPAGLWGAPLLGITFGLGWAPCIGPTYSAVQLLSLSGGSSAAKGAFLAFVYSLGLGIPFLLIALAVRRGVGVMSFFRKHRLAIQRTGGGILIVLGLLMASGVWGTWVSGLQYWFQTDVKLPI, from the coding sequence ATGAACAGTCCCTTCGCCGAAGCCATCCTCAACGGTTCGCTCCTGCTGGCCATCCCGGTGGCGCTGCTGGCCGGGTTCGTCTCCTTCCTCTCGCCCTGCGTGCTGCCCCTCGTCCCGGGCTACCTGGGCTACGTCACCGGGCTGACCGGCGTCGACCTCCAGAAGCAAAAGCGCGGCCGCATGCTGGCCGGCATCGGGCTCTTTGTCCTGGGTTTCTCGGTGATCTTCGTGTTGCTCGGCGGGGCGTTCGGCCAGCTGGGGACGCTCATCACGGGCTCGGAGAACAGGTGGATCACCCAGGTTTTGGGCATCCTGGTGATCATAATGGGCGTGGTGTTCATGGGCGGTTTCGGCTGGTTCCAGCGCGACGCGAAGATCCAGGCCAAGCCGCCGGCCGGGCTCTGGGGCGCACCGCTGCTGGGCATCACGTTCGGACTGGGCTGGGCGCCATGCATCGGGCCCACCTATTCCGCGGTGCAGCTCCTGAGCCTTTCCGGCGGATCCTCTGCGGCCAAGGGCGCCTTCCTGGCCTTCGTGTATAGCCTGGGCCTGGGCATACCCTTCCTGCTGATCGCCCTGGCCGTGCGCCGCGGCGTCGGCGTGATGTCCTTCTTCCGCAAGCACCGGCTCGCCATCCAGCGCACCGGCGGCGGCATCCTGATTGTGCTGGGCCTGCTGATGGCCAGCGGCGTGTGGGGAACCTGGGTTTCCGGGTTGCAGTACTGGTTCCAAACCGATGTGAAATTGCCGATCTGA
- a CDS encoding cytochrome c biogenesis protein ResB, with translation MLRWAWTQLTSMRTALFLLLMLAVAAVPGSLFPQRPANPSTVTQYIKDHPDYGKLLDTLQLYDVYSSAWFSAIYILLFISLIGCVVPRAIAHYKAMRSQPPRTPARLSRLPEYGTLVIPGDAGIPALQAIAEAAGLLKKRGYRVDVRDSDGACPSLGAERGFLREVGNLVFHTSLIGVLVSVAIGGLFGYSGQRILVEGDTFVNTLVGYDQFTPGTNFNSSQLQPYSVQLEKFQITFDRESQGKFGQPIDFKADVTTKESPDAPSKEQVLKVNEPLSLGGTSMYLTGNGYAPIVTVRDGSGNVAMQGPVVAKLQGDNYYSSMVIKVPDAKPEQLGFAGFFLPTAFVTEEGVSFSGDPELINPQLSLNSYFGDLGLNDGAPQNVFELDVNKLTPLNARNLDAGGITLTPGTSYTLPDGKGSISFDGVKRYIGVDIHHNPGQLYALIFALLAVAGLVTSLYVNRRRVWVRTGTHDDGRTMVEYGLLARGEDHRLAGEAARIRALLEEEWELRNAAPDAASAAAGTGSATDSQSDPSGMTDNDRADADVPGPSGEPASQDHPATDFTPSSAGSPEPKKDS, from the coding sequence ATGCTCCGCTGGGCCTGGACCCAGCTGACCAGCATGCGCACGGCATTGTTCCTCCTGCTGATGCTCGCTGTCGCGGCGGTGCCCGGCTCGCTGTTCCCGCAGCGGCCCGCCAACCCGTCCACCGTCACGCAGTACATCAAGGACCACCCGGACTACGGCAAGCTCCTGGACACGCTGCAGCTGTACGACGTCTACTCCTCCGCGTGGTTTTCCGCCATCTACATCCTGCTGTTCATCTCCCTGATCGGCTGCGTGGTTCCCCGGGCCATCGCCCACTACAAGGCCATGCGCTCGCAGCCGCCGCGCACCCCGGCACGGCTGTCCCGCCTGCCTGAGTACGGCACGCTGGTCATCCCCGGCGACGCCGGGATTCCGGCGTTGCAAGCCATCGCGGAAGCTGCCGGACTGCTGAAGAAGCGCGGCTACCGCGTCGATGTCCGGGACAGCGACGGCGCCTGCCCGTCCCTTGGTGCCGAGCGCGGCTTCCTGCGGGAGGTCGGCAACCTCGTCTTCCACACCTCGCTGATCGGCGTGCTCGTCTCGGTCGCGATCGGCGGCCTGTTCGGCTACAGCGGACAGCGGATCCTGGTGGAGGGCGACACGTTCGTGAACACCCTCGTCGGCTATGACCAGTTCACGCCCGGCACCAACTTCAACAGCAGCCAGCTGCAGCCCTACTCGGTCCAGCTGGAAAAGTTCCAGATCACCTTCGACCGTGAATCGCAGGGCAAATTCGGGCAGCCCATCGACTTCAAGGCCGATGTGACCACGAAGGAGTCCCCGGATGCGCCCTCGAAAGAGCAGGTGCTGAAGGTCAACGAACCCCTCAGCCTGGGTGGTACCAGCATGTACCTCACCGGCAACGGCTACGCCCCGATCGTCACTGTTCGGGATGGATCCGGCAATGTCGCCATGCAGGGCCCCGTCGTCGCCAAGCTGCAGGGCGACAACTACTACTCCTCCATGGTCATCAAGGTCCCCGACGCCAAGCCGGAGCAGCTCGGCTTTGCGGGGTTCTTCCTGCCCACGGCCTTCGTTACCGAGGAAGGCGTGTCCTTCAGCGGCGATCCCGAACTGATTAACCCGCAGCTTTCCCTGAACTCGTACTTCGGTGACCTCGGCCTGAACGACGGCGCCCCGCAAAACGTCTTCGAGCTCGACGTGAACAAGCTCACGCCGCTCAACGCCCGGAACCTCGACGCCGGCGGCATCACACTGACGCCCGGCACCAGCTATACGCTGCCCGACGGCAAGGGCTCCATCAGCTTCGACGGGGTCAAGCGCTATATCGGTGTGGACATCCACCACAACCCTGGCCAGCTCTACGCCCTGATCTTCGCGCTCCTGGCGGTCGCCGGCCTGGTCACGTCGCTGTACGTGAACCGCCGCCGCGTCTGGGTGCGGACCGGAACGCACGACGACGGGCGCACCATGGTGGAATACGGCCTCCTGGCCCGCGGGGAAGACCACCGGCTCGCCGGCGAAGCTGCCAGGATCCGGGCGCTGCTCGAGGAGGAATGGGAGCTCCGCAATGCCGCCCCCGACGCAGCCTCTGCGGCCGCAGGGACCGGTTCCGCAACAGACTCGCAGTCAGATCCCAGCGGAATGACGGATAATGACCGGGCGGACGCGGACGTGCCCGGTCCCAGCGGTGAGCCGGCTTCCCAGGACCATCCCGCAACAGACTTCACCCCGTCATCAGCCGGCTCGCCTGAGCCAAAGAAGGATTCGTAA
- a CDS encoding PLD nuclease N-terminal domain-containing protein produces the protein MLRVVVTVAVLVVFVYGLVDVIRTDPRQTKGISKPAWIVVQIVLPVIGAVLWFLIGRPRGTGPTPARYSHPVAPDDDPDFLRNLELRRRKQAEADRLKKLKEELDAKDRKLGDGGPAESRDSESGDAHGSGDAGTQGTDEVK, from the coding sequence ATGCTCCGTGTAGTGGTCACCGTCGCCGTTCTCGTCGTATTTGTCTACGGACTCGTCGACGTGATCCGCACTGACCCACGCCAGACCAAGGGCATTTCGAAGCCGGCCTGGATTGTGGTGCAGATCGTCCTTCCGGTGATCGGCGCCGTCCTGTGGTTCCTCATCGGGCGCCCCCGCGGCACCGGCCCCACCCCTGCGCGCTACAGCCACCCCGTCGCGCCTGACGACGACCCGGACTTCCTGCGCAACCTTGAACTCCGCCGCCGCAAACAGGCTGAAGCGGACCGGCTCAAGAAGCTCAAGGAAGAACTGGACGCCAAAGATCGCAAGCTCGGCGACGGCGGCCCTGCCGAGAGCCGCGACTCCGAATCAGGCGACGCTCACGGCTCCGGCGACGCCGGTACGCAGGGCACCGACGAGGTCAAGTAA
- a CDS encoding AMP-binding protein, translated as MTSPAGKIEPALAALAAALRGEGPAVELSAGPDGTPVVARVETPGFEDAAVVVRTSGSTGTPKATVLTVDALAASSMATALALKGEGQWLLALPVQYVAGLQVLVRSLFAGTRPWVLDLSGGFTPEAFTAAALELTDKIRFTSLVPTQLQRLLDSPSADTLAVLRRFNAVLVGGAPAAPELLASAREAGVRVVTTYGSAETCGGCVYDGVPLDGVEVRLADDGRILLGGATVAAGYVDAPELTAEAFAEDDGVRWYRTSDLGELASDGSLAVLGRADDVVITGGVKVSAAHVQAELEKLDGVLAAFVAGVPSAEWGQSLAAYVALADSSPESIAGFTAGAAWAPRLGNLAPKTVLAAGELLMLPNGKPDRLGMTVRLTELHQGK; from the coding sequence GTGACTTCCCCAGCTGGAAAAATTGAACCTGCCCTGGCGGCGCTGGCCGCTGCCCTCCGCGGCGAGGGTCCCGCCGTCGAACTGTCCGCAGGTCCGGACGGCACCCCTGTCGTTGCACGGGTCGAAACCCCGGGTTTCGAGGATGCCGCCGTCGTCGTGCGGACCTCCGGCTCCACCGGCACGCCCAAGGCGACGGTGCTGACTGTCGATGCGCTGGCGGCCTCCTCGATGGCGACCGCGCTGGCGCTCAAGGGCGAGGGCCAGTGGCTGCTGGCGTTGCCGGTGCAGTACGTGGCCGGCCTGCAGGTGCTGGTCCGCTCGCTCTTCGCCGGAACCCGGCCATGGGTCCTGGACCTCAGCGGCGGCTTCACCCCGGAGGCCTTCACCGCCGCCGCGCTCGAACTGACGGACAAGATCCGGTTCACCTCGCTCGTTCCCACCCAGCTGCAGCGGCTGCTGGACTCACCCTCGGCCGACACCCTCGCGGTGCTGCGCCGTTTCAACGCGGTGCTGGTCGGCGGCGCCCCGGCCGCCCCGGAGCTGCTCGCCTCGGCGCGCGAGGCCGGCGTCCGGGTCGTGACCACCTACGGCTCCGCCGAGACCTGCGGGGGGTGTGTTTACGACGGCGTCCCGCTGGACGGCGTCGAGGTCCGGCTGGCCGACGACGGACGCATCCTGCTCGGCGGCGCCACCGTGGCCGCCGGTTATGTGGACGCCCCGGAACTCACCGCGGAGGCGTTCGCGGAGGACGACGGGGTCCGCTGGTACCGCACCAGCGACCTTGGCGAACTGGCGAGTGATGGCAGCCTGGCGGTTTTGGGCCGGGCCGACGACGTCGTCATCACCGGCGGCGTGAAGGTGTCCGCCGCGCACGTGCAGGCGGAGCTGGAGAAGCTCGACGGCGTGCTGGCCGCCTTCGTGGCCGGCGTTCCCTCCGCCGAGTGGGGCCAGTCCCTTGCCGCCTATGTGGCACTGGCCGACAGCTCCCCGGAGAGTATTGCGGGCTTCACCGCGGGCGCTGCCTGGGCACCGCGGCTGGGTAACCTGGCTCCGAAAACCGTGCTGGCCGCCGGCGAACTTTTGATGCTGCCCAACGGGAAACCCGACCGGCTGGGCATGACGGTTCGGCTCACCGAGCTGCATCAGGGAAAATAG
- the ccsB gene encoding c-type cytochrome biogenesis protein CcsB has protein sequence MLPINETMGQYSELFMLLAAGTYTVAFIAFAWDLAKSSKVLRAVDLKAAELSGAAGPATGRETGRVPVAAGVGASGAVDRAESDLTGPVGRAERPSSSVSRSSNEREAGIGGTADAGMRYDAERRVPARVAVALTVLGAAIHAAGVITRAIGAGRVPWGNMYEFLTTGAFVAVAIFLLVLIRRDLRFLGTFVIGLAVIMLVAAAVAYWTPVGHLVPALQSYWLIIHVSIAVISSALFTLTFAMSALQLVQAHRQKTVAAGGADKLGFMRLVPSALSLENLSYRINAIAFVGWTFTLMFGAIWAEKAWGRFWGWDTKEVWTFVIWVVYAGYLHARATRGWTGTRAAWLSIVGYLCVVFNFTIVNQFFNGLHSYSGL, from the coding sequence ATGCTCCCCATCAACGAGACCATGGGCCAGTACAGCGAGCTGTTCATGCTCCTCGCGGCCGGTACCTACACGGTGGCGTTCATCGCGTTCGCCTGGGACCTGGCCAAGAGCAGCAAGGTGCTGCGCGCAGTGGACCTCAAAGCTGCTGAACTTTCGGGCGCCGCCGGCCCAGCGACCGGCCGCGAGACCGGCCGCGTGCCGGTTGCTGCCGGAGTGGGGGCCTCCGGCGCTGTTGACCGCGCTGAGTCCGACCTGACCGGACCGGTGGGCCGCGCCGAGCGCCCGTCGTCGTCCGTCTCTCGCAGCTCGAACGAGAGGGAAGCCGGGATCGGCGGGACCGCCGACGCCGGCATGCGCTACGACGCCGAGCGCCGCGTCCCGGCCCGGGTTGCCGTGGCCTTGACCGTTCTGGGCGCTGCGATCCATGCGGCCGGCGTCATCACCCGCGCGATCGGTGCGGGGCGGGTGCCGTGGGGCAACATGTACGAGTTCCTCACGACTGGCGCCTTCGTGGCCGTGGCCATCTTCCTGCTGGTCCTGATCCGTCGCGACCTCCGCTTCCTGGGCACCTTCGTGATCGGCCTGGCCGTCATCATGCTCGTCGCGGCCGCTGTGGCCTACTGGACGCCCGTGGGCCACCTCGTTCCCGCCTTGCAGAGCTACTGGCTCATCATCCATGTCTCCATCGCGGTGATCTCGTCTGCCCTCTTCACCCTGACCTTTGCGATGTCCGCACTGCAGCTGGTCCAGGCCCACCGGCAGAAGACCGTGGCTGCCGGCGGCGCGGACAAGCTGGGCTTCATGCGCCTGGTGCCGTCTGCGCTCAGCCTCGAGAACCTGTCCTACCGGATCAACGCCATCGCCTTCGTCGGCTGGACCTTCACGCTCATGTTCGGGGCCATCTGGGCCGAGAAGGCCTGGGGACGGTTCTGGGGCTGGGACACCAAGGAAGTCTGGACCTTCGTGATCTGGGTGGTCTACGCCGGCTACCTGCACGCCCGTGCCACCCGCGGCTGGACCGGAACCCGCGCGGCCTGGCTCTCGATCGTCGGCTACCTCTGCGTGGTCTTCAACTTCACCATCGTGAACCAGTTCTTCAACGGCCTGCACTCCTACTCGGGGCTGTAG